The following proteins are encoded in a genomic region of Prionailurus viverrinus isolate Anna chromosome E3, UM_Priviv_1.0, whole genome shotgun sequence:
- the PKMYT1 gene encoding membrane-associated tyrosine- and threonine-specific cdc2-inhibitory kinase isoform X2, which translates to MQVPGVSKYARTGPGGCTSNQQGVLTPWFCTLRNPEMGILRCSSLWPPCLKRNVCAEWTHLSSGASLGPQDQALFERTHCSVLCTAGPPVLAMPVPTEGAPPPLSGTPVPVPAYFRHAEPGFSLKRPGGLSRSLPPRPPAKGSVPISRLFPPRTPGWHQPQPRRVTFQGKASETLQSPSYDPSRPESFFQQSFQRLGRLGHGSYGEVFKVRSKEDGRLYAVKRSMSPFRGPKDRARKLAEVGGHEKVGQHPRCVRLEQAWEEGGILYLQTELCGPSLQQHCEAWGTGLPEAQVWGYLRDTLLALAHLHGQGLVHLDVKPANIFLGPRGRCKLGDFGLLVELGASGTGEAQEGDPRYMAPELLQGSYGTAADVFSLGLTILEVACNMELPHGGEGWQQLRQGYLPPEFTAGLSSELRSVLTMMLEPDPKLRATAESLLALPMLRQPQPWNVLWYMAAEALSRGWALWQALLALLCWLWHGLAHPARWLQPQSPPATPPGSPPCSLLLDSSVSSNWDDDSIGSVQGPRRAEQNRQPHAWGAASRGSSARATAAATVGLQCPQALALSRGCPGQGCREHLHPPQWLPGPPEQVHTEGGPGPK; encoded by the exons atgcaGGTGCCTGGCGTCTCCAAATATGCTAGGACTGGGCCTGGAGGCTGTACTTCTAACCAGCAGGGGGTGCTGACACCCTGGTTCTGCACTTTGAGAAACCCTGAGATGGGAATCCTGAG gTGCTCGTCCCTGTGGCCTCCATGTTTAAAGCGGAACGTGTGTGCAGAGTGGACGCACCTCTCTTCCGGAGCCTCTTTGGGGCCGCAAGACCAGGCACTGTTTGAGCGGACACACTGCTCTGTCCTGTGCACCGCAGGGCCTCCTGTGCTGGCCATGCCTGTGCCCACAGAGGGCGCCCCTCCGCCCCTGAGTGGCACCCCCGTTCCAGTCCCAGCCTACTTCCGCCACGCAGAACCTGGCTTCTCCCTCAAGAGGCCTGGAGGGCTTAGTCGCAGCCTCCCGCCCCGGCCCCCTGCCAAGGGCAGCGTCCCCATCAGCCGCCTCTTCCCTCCTCGGACCCCGGGCTGgcaccagccccagccccggaGGGTGACATTCCAAGGCAAAGCCTCTGAGACCCTTCAGAGCCCCTCCTATGACCCGAGCCGGCCAGAGTCCTTCTTCCAACAGAGTTTCCAGAGGCTTGGCCGCTTGGGCCACGGCTCCTATGGAGAGGTCTTCAAG GTGCGCTCTAAGGAAGACGGCCGGCTCTATGCAGTGAAGCGCTCTATGTCGCCCTTCCGGGGCCCTAAGGACCGGGCCCGCAAGCTGGCCGAGGTCGGTGGCCACGAGAAGGTGGGGCAACACCCGCGCTGTGTGCGGCTGGAGCAAGCCTGGGAGGAGGGCGGCATCCTGTACCTGCAGACGGAGCTGTGTGGGCCCAGCCTGCAACAGCACTGCGAGGCCTGGGGCACCGGCCTGCCCGAGGCCCAGGTCTGGGGCTACCTGCGGGATACCCTGCTTGCCCTGGCTCACCTGCACGGCCAAGGCCTGGTCCACCTTGACGTCAAGCCCGCCAACATCTTCCTGGGGCCCCGGGGCCGCTGCaagctgggtgactttgggctGCTGGTAGAGCTGGGTGCATCTGGAACTGGTGAGGCCCAGGAGGGAGACCCCCGCTACATGGCCCCTGAGCTGCTACAGGGCTCCTACGGGACAGCAGCGGACGTGTTCAG TCTGGGCCTCACCATCCTGGAAGTGGCATGCAACATGGAGCTGCCCCATGGCGGGGAGGGCTGGCAGCAGCTGCGCCAGGGCTATCTGCCCCCGGAGTTCACTGCTG GCCTGTCTTCTGAGCTGCGTTCTGTCCTCACCATGATGCTGGAGCCTGACCCCAAGCTGCGGGCCACAGCCGAGTCCCTGCTGGCCCTGCCCATGCTCAGGCAGCCTCAGCCTTGGAACGTTCTGTGGTATATGGCCGCCGAGGCCCTCAGTCGAGGGTGGGCCCTGTGGCAG GCCCTGCTTGCCCTGCTGTGCTGGCTCTGGCACGGGCTGGCTCACCCCGCCAGATGGCTGCAGCCCCAGAGCCCACCAGCCACCCCGCCCGGCTCGCCACCCTGCAGCCTCCTCCTGGACAGCAGCGTCTCCAGCAACTGGGATGATGACAGCATAGG ctcagtgcagggACCACGCAGAGCAGAGCAGAACCGGCAACCTCACGCCTGGGGCGCTGCCTCACGAGGGAGCAGCGCGAGGGCCACGGCCGCCGCCACGGTAGGGCTGCAGTGCCCACAG GCTCTCGCTCTCTCCAGAGGCTGTCCTGGCCAGGGCTGTCGGGAACACCTCCACCCCCCGCAGTGGCTCCCCGGCCCCCCGGAGCAGGTACACACTGAG ggaggcCCTGGACCTAAGTGA
- the PKMYT1 gene encoding membrane-associated tyrosine- and threonine-specific cdc2-inhibitory kinase isoform X3 translates to MQVPGVSKYARTGPGGCTSNQQGVLTPWFCTLRNPEMGILRCSSLWPPCLKRNVCAEWTHLSSGASLGPQDQALFERTHCSVLCTAGPPVLAMPVPTEGAPPPLSGTPVPVPAYFRHAEPGFSLKRPGGLSRSLPPRPPAKGSVPISRLFPPRTPGWHQPQPRRVTFQGKASETLQSPSYDPSRPESFFQQSFQRLGRLGHGSYGEVFKVRSKEDGRLYAVKRSMSPFRGPKDRARKLAEVGGHEKVGQHPRCVRLEQAWEEGGILYLQTELCGPSLQQHCEAWGTGLPEAQVWGYLRDTLLALAHLHGQGLVHLDVKPANIFLGPRGRCKLGDFGLLVELGASGTGEAQEGDPRYMAPELLQGSYGTAADVFSLGLTILEVACNMELPHGGEGWQQLRQGYLPPEFTAGLSSELRSVLTMMLEPDPKLRATAESLLALPMLRQPQPWNVLWYMAAEALSRGWALWQALLALLCWLWHGLAHPARWLQPQSPPATPPGSPPCSLLLDSSVSSNWDDDSIGSVQGPRRAEQNRQPHAWGAASRGSSARATAAATVGLQCPQALALSRGCPGQGCREHLHPPQWLPGPPEQGGPGPK, encoded by the exons atgcaGGTGCCTGGCGTCTCCAAATATGCTAGGACTGGGCCTGGAGGCTGTACTTCTAACCAGCAGGGGGTGCTGACACCCTGGTTCTGCACTTTGAGAAACCCTGAGATGGGAATCCTGAG gTGCTCGTCCCTGTGGCCTCCATGTTTAAAGCGGAACGTGTGTGCAGAGTGGACGCACCTCTCTTCCGGAGCCTCTTTGGGGCCGCAAGACCAGGCACTGTTTGAGCGGACACACTGCTCTGTCCTGTGCACCGCAGGGCCTCCTGTGCTGGCCATGCCTGTGCCCACAGAGGGCGCCCCTCCGCCCCTGAGTGGCACCCCCGTTCCAGTCCCAGCCTACTTCCGCCACGCAGAACCTGGCTTCTCCCTCAAGAGGCCTGGAGGGCTTAGTCGCAGCCTCCCGCCCCGGCCCCCTGCCAAGGGCAGCGTCCCCATCAGCCGCCTCTTCCCTCCTCGGACCCCGGGCTGgcaccagccccagccccggaGGGTGACATTCCAAGGCAAAGCCTCTGAGACCCTTCAGAGCCCCTCCTATGACCCGAGCCGGCCAGAGTCCTTCTTCCAACAGAGTTTCCAGAGGCTTGGCCGCTTGGGCCACGGCTCCTATGGAGAGGTCTTCAAG GTGCGCTCTAAGGAAGACGGCCGGCTCTATGCAGTGAAGCGCTCTATGTCGCCCTTCCGGGGCCCTAAGGACCGGGCCCGCAAGCTGGCCGAGGTCGGTGGCCACGAGAAGGTGGGGCAACACCCGCGCTGTGTGCGGCTGGAGCAAGCCTGGGAGGAGGGCGGCATCCTGTACCTGCAGACGGAGCTGTGTGGGCCCAGCCTGCAACAGCACTGCGAGGCCTGGGGCACCGGCCTGCCCGAGGCCCAGGTCTGGGGCTACCTGCGGGATACCCTGCTTGCCCTGGCTCACCTGCACGGCCAAGGCCTGGTCCACCTTGACGTCAAGCCCGCCAACATCTTCCTGGGGCCCCGGGGCCGCTGCaagctgggtgactttgggctGCTGGTAGAGCTGGGTGCATCTGGAACTGGTGAGGCCCAGGAGGGAGACCCCCGCTACATGGCCCCTGAGCTGCTACAGGGCTCCTACGGGACAGCAGCGGACGTGTTCAG TCTGGGCCTCACCATCCTGGAAGTGGCATGCAACATGGAGCTGCCCCATGGCGGGGAGGGCTGGCAGCAGCTGCGCCAGGGCTATCTGCCCCCGGAGTTCACTGCTG GCCTGTCTTCTGAGCTGCGTTCTGTCCTCACCATGATGCTGGAGCCTGACCCCAAGCTGCGGGCCACAGCCGAGTCCCTGCTGGCCCTGCCCATGCTCAGGCAGCCTCAGCCTTGGAACGTTCTGTGGTATATGGCCGCCGAGGCCCTCAGTCGAGGGTGGGCCCTGTGGCAG GCCCTGCTTGCCCTGCTGTGCTGGCTCTGGCACGGGCTGGCTCACCCCGCCAGATGGCTGCAGCCCCAGAGCCCACCAGCCACCCCGCCCGGCTCGCCACCCTGCAGCCTCCTCCTGGACAGCAGCGTCTCCAGCAACTGGGATGATGACAGCATAGG ctcagtgcagggACCACGCAGAGCAGAGCAGAACCGGCAACCTCACGCCTGGGGCGCTGCCTCACGAGGGAGCAGCGCGAGGGCCACGGCCGCCGCCACGGTAGGGCTGCAGTGCCCACAG GCTCTCGCTCTCTCCAGAGGCTGTCCTGGCCAGGGCTGTCGGGAACACCTCCACCCCCCGCAGTGGCTCCCCGGCCCCCCGGAGCAG ggaggcCCTGGACCTAAGTGA
- the PKMYT1 gene encoding membrane-associated tyrosine- and threonine-specific cdc2-inhibitory kinase isoform X4, producing MQVPGVSKYARTGPGGCTSNQQGVLTPWFCTLRNPEMGILRCSSLWPPCLKRNVCAEWTHLSSGASLGPQDQALFERTHCSVLCTAGPPVLAMPVPTEGAPPPLSGTPVPVPAYFRHAEPGFSLKRPGGLSRSLPPRPPAKGSVPISRLFPPRTPGWHQPQPRRVTFQGKASETLQSPSYDPSRPESFFQQSFQRLGRLGHGSYGEVFKVRSKEDGRLYAVKRSMSPFRGPKDRARKLAEVGGHEKVGQHPRCVRLEQAWEEGGILYLQTELCGPSLQQHCEAWGTGLPEAQVWGYLRDTLLALAHLHGQGLVHLDVKPANIFLGPRGRCKLGDFGLLVELGASGTGEAQEGDPRYMAPELLQGSYGTAADVFSLGLTILEVACNMELPHGGEGWQQLRQGYLPPEFTAGLSSELRSVLTMMLEPDPKLRATAESLLALPMLRQPQPWNVLWYMAAEALSRGWALWQALLALLCWLWHGLAHPARWLQPQSPPATPPGSPPCSLLLDSSVSSNWDDDSIGAGTTQSRAEPATSRLGRCLTREQREGHGRRHGRAAVPTGSRSLQRLSWPGLSGTPPPPAVAPRPPGAGRPWT from the exons atgcaGGTGCCTGGCGTCTCCAAATATGCTAGGACTGGGCCTGGAGGCTGTACTTCTAACCAGCAGGGGGTGCTGACACCCTGGTTCTGCACTTTGAGAAACCCTGAGATGGGAATCCTGAG gTGCTCGTCCCTGTGGCCTCCATGTTTAAAGCGGAACGTGTGTGCAGAGTGGACGCACCTCTCTTCCGGAGCCTCTTTGGGGCCGCAAGACCAGGCACTGTTTGAGCGGACACACTGCTCTGTCCTGTGCACCGCAGGGCCTCCTGTGCTGGCCATGCCTGTGCCCACAGAGGGCGCCCCTCCGCCCCTGAGTGGCACCCCCGTTCCAGTCCCAGCCTACTTCCGCCACGCAGAACCTGGCTTCTCCCTCAAGAGGCCTGGAGGGCTTAGTCGCAGCCTCCCGCCCCGGCCCCCTGCCAAGGGCAGCGTCCCCATCAGCCGCCTCTTCCCTCCTCGGACCCCGGGCTGgcaccagccccagccccggaGGGTGACATTCCAAGGCAAAGCCTCTGAGACCCTTCAGAGCCCCTCCTATGACCCGAGCCGGCCAGAGTCCTTCTTCCAACAGAGTTTCCAGAGGCTTGGCCGCTTGGGCCACGGCTCCTATGGAGAGGTCTTCAAG GTGCGCTCTAAGGAAGACGGCCGGCTCTATGCAGTGAAGCGCTCTATGTCGCCCTTCCGGGGCCCTAAGGACCGGGCCCGCAAGCTGGCCGAGGTCGGTGGCCACGAGAAGGTGGGGCAACACCCGCGCTGTGTGCGGCTGGAGCAAGCCTGGGAGGAGGGCGGCATCCTGTACCTGCAGACGGAGCTGTGTGGGCCCAGCCTGCAACAGCACTGCGAGGCCTGGGGCACCGGCCTGCCCGAGGCCCAGGTCTGGGGCTACCTGCGGGATACCCTGCTTGCCCTGGCTCACCTGCACGGCCAAGGCCTGGTCCACCTTGACGTCAAGCCCGCCAACATCTTCCTGGGGCCCCGGGGCCGCTGCaagctgggtgactttgggctGCTGGTAGAGCTGGGTGCATCTGGAACTGGTGAGGCCCAGGAGGGAGACCCCCGCTACATGGCCCCTGAGCTGCTACAGGGCTCCTACGGGACAGCAGCGGACGTGTTCAG TCTGGGCCTCACCATCCTGGAAGTGGCATGCAACATGGAGCTGCCCCATGGCGGGGAGGGCTGGCAGCAGCTGCGCCAGGGCTATCTGCCCCCGGAGTTCACTGCTG GCCTGTCTTCTGAGCTGCGTTCTGTCCTCACCATGATGCTGGAGCCTGACCCCAAGCTGCGGGCCACAGCCGAGTCCCTGCTGGCCCTGCCCATGCTCAGGCAGCCTCAGCCTTGGAACGTTCTGTGGTATATGGCCGCCGAGGCCCTCAGTCGAGGGTGGGCCCTGTGGCAG GCCCTGCTTGCCCTGCTGTGCTGGCTCTGGCACGGGCTGGCTCACCCCGCCAGATGGCTGCAGCCCCAGAGCCCACCAGCCACCCCGCCCGGCTCGCCACCCTGCAGCCTCCTCCTGGACAGCAGCGTCTCCAGCAACTGGGATGATGACAGCATAGG tgcagggACCACGCAGAGCAGAGCAGAACCGGCAACCTCACGCCTGGGGCGCTGCCTCACGAGGGAGCAGCGCGAGGGCCACGGCCGCCGCCACGGTAGGGCTGCAGTGCCCACAG GCTCTCGCTCTCTCCAGAGGCTGTCCTGGCCAGGGCTGTCGGGAACACCTCCACCCCCCGCAGTGGCTCCCCGGCCCCCCGGAGCAG ggaggcCCTGGACCTAA
- the PKMYT1 gene encoding membrane-associated tyrosine- and threonine-specific cdc2-inhibitory kinase isoform X1: MQVPGVSKYARTGPGGCTSNQQGVLTPWFCTLRNPEMGILRCSSLWPPCLKRNVCAEWTHLSSGASLGPQDQALFERTHCSVLCTAGPPVLAMPVPTEGAPPPLSGTPVPVPAYFRHAEPGFSLKRPGGLSRSLPPRPPAKGSVPISRLFPPRTPGWHQPQPRRVTFQGKASETLQSPSYDPSRPESFFQQSFQRLGRLGHGSYGEVFKVRSKEDGRLYAVKRSMSPFRGPKDRARKLAEVGGHEKVGQHPRCVRLEQAWEEGGILYLQTELCGPSLQQHCEAWGTGLPEAQVWGYLRDTLLALAHLHGQGLVHLDVKPANIFLGPRGRCKLGDFGLLVELGASGTGEAQEGDPRYMAPELLQGSYGTAADVFSLGLTILEVACNMELPHGGEGWQQLRQGYLPPEFTAGLSSELRSVLTMMLEPDPKLRATAESLLALPMLRQPQPWNVLWYMAAEALSRGWALWQALLALLCWLWHGLAHPARWLQPQSPPATPPGSPPCSLLLDSSVSSNWDDDSIGSVQGPRRAEQNRQPHAWGAASRGSSARATAAATVGLQCPQALALSRGCPGQGCREHLHPPQWLPGPPEQVHTEVSRPRVQRVGGGGFQILSVICLSSPHPREALDLSDIDSEPPRGSFPSFEPRNLLSLFEDSLGPA; this comes from the exons atgcaGGTGCCTGGCGTCTCCAAATATGCTAGGACTGGGCCTGGAGGCTGTACTTCTAACCAGCAGGGGGTGCTGACACCCTGGTTCTGCACTTTGAGAAACCCTGAGATGGGAATCCTGAG gTGCTCGTCCCTGTGGCCTCCATGTTTAAAGCGGAACGTGTGTGCAGAGTGGACGCACCTCTCTTCCGGAGCCTCTTTGGGGCCGCAAGACCAGGCACTGTTTGAGCGGACACACTGCTCTGTCCTGTGCACCGCAGGGCCTCCTGTGCTGGCCATGCCTGTGCCCACAGAGGGCGCCCCTCCGCCCCTGAGTGGCACCCCCGTTCCAGTCCCAGCCTACTTCCGCCACGCAGAACCTGGCTTCTCCCTCAAGAGGCCTGGAGGGCTTAGTCGCAGCCTCCCGCCCCGGCCCCCTGCCAAGGGCAGCGTCCCCATCAGCCGCCTCTTCCCTCCTCGGACCCCGGGCTGgcaccagccccagccccggaGGGTGACATTCCAAGGCAAAGCCTCTGAGACCCTTCAGAGCCCCTCCTATGACCCGAGCCGGCCAGAGTCCTTCTTCCAACAGAGTTTCCAGAGGCTTGGCCGCTTGGGCCACGGCTCCTATGGAGAGGTCTTCAAG GTGCGCTCTAAGGAAGACGGCCGGCTCTATGCAGTGAAGCGCTCTATGTCGCCCTTCCGGGGCCCTAAGGACCGGGCCCGCAAGCTGGCCGAGGTCGGTGGCCACGAGAAGGTGGGGCAACACCCGCGCTGTGTGCGGCTGGAGCAAGCCTGGGAGGAGGGCGGCATCCTGTACCTGCAGACGGAGCTGTGTGGGCCCAGCCTGCAACAGCACTGCGAGGCCTGGGGCACCGGCCTGCCCGAGGCCCAGGTCTGGGGCTACCTGCGGGATACCCTGCTTGCCCTGGCTCACCTGCACGGCCAAGGCCTGGTCCACCTTGACGTCAAGCCCGCCAACATCTTCCTGGGGCCCCGGGGCCGCTGCaagctgggtgactttgggctGCTGGTAGAGCTGGGTGCATCTGGAACTGGTGAGGCCCAGGAGGGAGACCCCCGCTACATGGCCCCTGAGCTGCTACAGGGCTCCTACGGGACAGCAGCGGACGTGTTCAG TCTGGGCCTCACCATCCTGGAAGTGGCATGCAACATGGAGCTGCCCCATGGCGGGGAGGGCTGGCAGCAGCTGCGCCAGGGCTATCTGCCCCCGGAGTTCACTGCTG GCCTGTCTTCTGAGCTGCGTTCTGTCCTCACCATGATGCTGGAGCCTGACCCCAAGCTGCGGGCCACAGCCGAGTCCCTGCTGGCCCTGCCCATGCTCAGGCAGCCTCAGCCTTGGAACGTTCTGTGGTATATGGCCGCCGAGGCCCTCAGTCGAGGGTGGGCCCTGTGGCAG GCCCTGCTTGCCCTGCTGTGCTGGCTCTGGCACGGGCTGGCTCACCCCGCCAGATGGCTGCAGCCCCAGAGCCCACCAGCCACCCCGCCCGGCTCGCCACCCTGCAGCCTCCTCCTGGACAGCAGCGTCTCCAGCAACTGGGATGATGACAGCATAGG ctcagtgcagggACCACGCAGAGCAGAGCAGAACCGGCAACCTCACGCCTGGGGCGCTGCCTCACGAGGGAGCAGCGCGAGGGCCACGGCCGCCGCCACGGTAGGGCTGCAGTGCCCACAG GCTCTCGCTCTCTCCAGAGGCTGTCCTGGCCAGGGCTGTCGGGAACACCTCCACCCCCCGCAGTGGCTCCCCGGCCCCCCGGAGCAGGTACACACTGAGGTGAGCAGGCCCAGAGTCCAGCGGGTGGGAGGTGGTGGCTTTCAGATCCTGAGTGTCAtttgtctctcttccccccaccccagggaggcCCTGGACCTAAGTGACATTGACTCTGAGCCCCCTCGgggctccttcccctcctttgAACCTCGGAACCTCCTCAGCCTGTTTGAGGACTCACTGGGCCCAGCGTGA
- the PKMYT1 gene encoding membrane-associated tyrosine- and threonine-specific cdc2-inhibitory kinase isoform X6 — MQVPGVSKYARTGPGGCTSNQQGVLTPWFCTLRNPEMGILRCSSLWPPCLKRNVCAEWTHLSSGASLGPQDQALFERTHCSVLCTAGPPVLAMPVPTEGAPPPLSGTPVPVPAYFRHAEPGFSLKRPGGLSRSLPPRPPAKGSVPISRLFPPRTPGWHQPQPRRVTFQGKASETLQSPSYDPSRPESFFQQSFQRLGRLGHGSYGEVFKVRSKEDGRLYAVKRSMSPFRGPKDRARKLAEVGGHEKVGQHPRCVRLEQAWEEGGILYLQTELCGPSLQQHCEAWGTGLPEAQVWGYLRDTLLALAHLHGQGLVHLDVKPANIFLGPRGRCKLGDFGLLVELGASGTGEAQEGDPRYMAPELLQGSYGTAADVFSLGLTILEVACNMELPHGGEGWQQLRQGYLPPEFTAGLSSELRSVLTMMLEPDPKLRATAESLLALPMLRQPQPWNVLWYMAAEALSRGWALWQALLALLCWLWHGLAHPARWLQPQSPPATPPGSPPCSLLLDSSVSSNWDDDSIGLSLSPEAVLARAVGNTSTPRSGSPAPRSRYTLREALDLSDIDSEPPRGSFPSFEPRNLLSLFEDSLGPA, encoded by the exons atgcaGGTGCCTGGCGTCTCCAAATATGCTAGGACTGGGCCTGGAGGCTGTACTTCTAACCAGCAGGGGGTGCTGACACCCTGGTTCTGCACTTTGAGAAACCCTGAGATGGGAATCCTGAG gTGCTCGTCCCTGTGGCCTCCATGTTTAAAGCGGAACGTGTGTGCAGAGTGGACGCACCTCTCTTCCGGAGCCTCTTTGGGGCCGCAAGACCAGGCACTGTTTGAGCGGACACACTGCTCTGTCCTGTGCACCGCAGGGCCTCCTGTGCTGGCCATGCCTGTGCCCACAGAGGGCGCCCCTCCGCCCCTGAGTGGCACCCCCGTTCCAGTCCCAGCCTACTTCCGCCACGCAGAACCTGGCTTCTCCCTCAAGAGGCCTGGAGGGCTTAGTCGCAGCCTCCCGCCCCGGCCCCCTGCCAAGGGCAGCGTCCCCATCAGCCGCCTCTTCCCTCCTCGGACCCCGGGCTGgcaccagccccagccccggaGGGTGACATTCCAAGGCAAAGCCTCTGAGACCCTTCAGAGCCCCTCCTATGACCCGAGCCGGCCAGAGTCCTTCTTCCAACAGAGTTTCCAGAGGCTTGGCCGCTTGGGCCACGGCTCCTATGGAGAGGTCTTCAAG GTGCGCTCTAAGGAAGACGGCCGGCTCTATGCAGTGAAGCGCTCTATGTCGCCCTTCCGGGGCCCTAAGGACCGGGCCCGCAAGCTGGCCGAGGTCGGTGGCCACGAGAAGGTGGGGCAACACCCGCGCTGTGTGCGGCTGGAGCAAGCCTGGGAGGAGGGCGGCATCCTGTACCTGCAGACGGAGCTGTGTGGGCCCAGCCTGCAACAGCACTGCGAGGCCTGGGGCACCGGCCTGCCCGAGGCCCAGGTCTGGGGCTACCTGCGGGATACCCTGCTTGCCCTGGCTCACCTGCACGGCCAAGGCCTGGTCCACCTTGACGTCAAGCCCGCCAACATCTTCCTGGGGCCCCGGGGCCGCTGCaagctgggtgactttgggctGCTGGTAGAGCTGGGTGCATCTGGAACTGGTGAGGCCCAGGAGGGAGACCCCCGCTACATGGCCCCTGAGCTGCTACAGGGCTCCTACGGGACAGCAGCGGACGTGTTCAG TCTGGGCCTCACCATCCTGGAAGTGGCATGCAACATGGAGCTGCCCCATGGCGGGGAGGGCTGGCAGCAGCTGCGCCAGGGCTATCTGCCCCCGGAGTTCACTGCTG GCCTGTCTTCTGAGCTGCGTTCTGTCCTCACCATGATGCTGGAGCCTGACCCCAAGCTGCGGGCCACAGCCGAGTCCCTGCTGGCCCTGCCCATGCTCAGGCAGCCTCAGCCTTGGAACGTTCTGTGGTATATGGCCGCCGAGGCCCTCAGTCGAGGGTGGGCCCTGTGGCAG GCCCTGCTTGCCCTGCTGTGCTGGCTCTGGCACGGGCTGGCTCACCCCGCCAGATGGCTGCAGCCCCAGAGCCCACCAGCCACCCCGCCCGGCTCGCCACCCTGCAGCCTCCTCCTGGACAGCAGCGTCTCCAGCAACTGGGATGATGACAGCATAGG GCTCTCGCTCTCTCCAGAGGCTGTCCTGGCCAGGGCTGTCGGGAACACCTCCACCCCCCGCAGTGGCTCCCCGGCCCCCCGGAGCAGGTACACACTGAG ggaggcCCTGGACCTAAGTGACATTGACTCTGAGCCCCCTCGgggctccttcccctcctttgAACCTCGGAACCTCCTCAGCCTGTTTGAGGACTCACTGGGCCCAGCGTGA